The sequence tgtgtgtgttagggatgtcacgagaaccgatactttggtaccaagtagATTTTTGAAAACGTGATGGTACTCGTTCTTCTACAGTACCGCTtgtaccgtcagggctcgagactagtATCGTCTCGTCGTCACAGGGATGATATAAAATgcgtttgggacgcagtaaactcactatcgttGCATCCAGGgaacgcaccctattttttccctgataatgctacattgccaacaacaaatctgtgtcgAAATctgcaggacgagagctagttagctgttagtGTGCATGACTGTGCTGCAATACCGTAACCTTAACCAGTATTGGGacggtaaattctaacgttaacatgatgtgttcaaatgcaatcccgtaaaatgtagtttttggtgaggaaatttaataaatccagttgtttgaaggagatgttttcacagcaatataaaatagatagagagggaattatgacctgtttaacttcataacaaaaaacagtattcaaacgagtgtatgttgaagtacatgggatttatcgttttacttttgttttttactttggtatcaaattggtatagagaatcatggaatttcactggtattggtatcgactactaaatttctggtatcgtgacatccctagtgtgtgtgtgtgtgtgtgtgtgtgtgtgtgtgtgtgtgtgtgtattgtcttCACCTGTTTCTTCTTGATGGCGCTGAGCGAGAACATGGATGAGTCGTTGGAATCTGCGATGGAGACGCCAGGCAGATCCATcttcagctccaccctctccctctGCTTCCTTCGCTCCTTCAgcagcttcctcttcttcctgttgGAGCATGACAGTTATACAAACTCCCATTTTCTCAAGAAATGTCAAAATCGCATGTTCCAATTTCAGATTTCTTTCCACTGAAACCACATCAGAGGCAAGAGGTTAATGAGATGATATGGTCTATCAAAGTGCTGCTGGTTCAATCAGCAATAACAACTACTTCACAACCCTGCCTACTGCATCTGTTGCAATTTAGTACTGTGAGAAAAttacagagaaaataaaatccTTAGTAGAAAGAAAACAGTAATCCTGAACAACTTTGTGTCGTACCTTTTGAGCTCAGACACTTCCTCAGCTTTCAGTTCTGCCAGTTTCTTCTCCATTTCtgcctcctcgtcctcctcttcctcctctccctcccccgtcGCCTTcgcctctttcttcttcttcttcttgtcagATTCGTCATCTGAATCGCCCTTTTCTTCATCAGAACTTAATctaaaaacaaagcaaagatgattttttaaaaatctgccaTGACACATTCTGGCAAAGACAAAAGAATATCTCAAGTGTAAAAAGACTTTACTTGATCTCCGGGTCGAGCGGTTTGGCCTCCCCCTTCAGTTTTTTGGCCAGATATCTCCGCAGGTTCCTCCTCCAGTTCAGCAGCAGGCTGCAGGTGTGAGGACGGAGGAAagaagaacacacacatgcataattGAATCACTAATGCTTTTCTCTATTATTTCtagaaaaaaacagcactgaAAAACTGACTTACCGGAGCTCTTTGCGGCCCAAGACTTTGATGTCGCGACAGCACTCCTTTATCTCATCAGTGGTGGCCGGTTGACACTCCAGGTCAAAGTTGTCAAAGGTGAtctgagtgaagaagacagagTGAGAATAAAAATACAGGAACAGGATATTTCCTGTCTCTTCTCTCACTGAGGTCAGTCACTGTACATTGCATACACTGTACTGTGGACTATACATTCAAATACAGTGGAAACAGCTTATAGTGATCATGaggcttgggacagaatcattcctattcAAATGCCGTTTtaataaaagtaattttctctcaATGAAAAACGTAGTCTCCTCAAAGCTTATGACAAACTGCCAAAAACAAGCCAAGAAGTTGCAGCAGCGAAACTTGGTGTTCCTCTGGCTCAGGACACAGGTGTAGTAGCCCTTGTCAAGGGGATTGATAATGCCTGGTCACGTAATGCCCCCCCTAAAGTGAAACTCTACCGATCCTCAACCGGCTCTGCACCACCGCAGCGTGGGCATTACATGCAGACAAATGGTGCCAAACTCCCTGCATGCCGCCAATACCCAGAGCTCCTCGCTCACCCGGGAGTGTTGGCAAATGGGCACCGTTCATCTGCATGCACCGCCAACGCTGCAGTGACACAGAGCTGGCTGAAAACCGGCAAAGCATCACCCCAAGCCGGTCCTTGGTGAGGGAAAAGCCAGACGAATGGGCAGCGAGAAAATAGCAAAGCTGTCCTTTTCTTTACTTTATAtagtcatgtaataaatatacaaatgtcaaagATGGTAACCTgcatgaaaagcataagaaaaaaaacctgttaTAATAATCATTTGCTTACAGTGATCAATTTGAACGGACAGACGGGATCACCACTGTAAAATTGGCTCCAGGATAATTCATCATAAAAAATGTCTCTTTCCTCAAGATCCTTCCCCTACAGCTGCAATTTACAGTATATCCAATAGGATTTTCTATGAAATGGCAGAACATGTGTGGACTTCCAGCATCAGTCTTTGACAAGTTAAGGCAGTACAGAGATCTCACCTCACTGGCTTTGTTCAGAAAGTCTATGGCGTTGTCTGCCCTCAGAAAGGATGTCACTGTGAAACTGTGGTAGAGTGTCAGCTCACCATCTGCGTATCCCTCCGCCTGGAACACAAGAGCAGCTGCTTAGTGAGTAAAGAATAAAATATTTGGAGTCAAAGTAAACATTATAATATTTGTGAGCGAGAACTATCACACCATAGCTAATCATGTCTAAACAGCTATTCAGGCCACTACAGGAAATCATGGGAGAGTCAGCTTGGTGTTCTTAACAGGTTACTTGAAATGATCTGTCATAAAGTGTACTTGCCTTTGCCTTCTTGACAGGAATCAGATCCCTCACAGTTTTCGCCTGCACTTCCACCTCTTTGAATGCATATTTGGGGTCAAAAAACTTACTGTCGATTTTATCTGGGGCAAGAAAACCTGGGAAGGAAAAGACACATTTGGTTCAGATATATTCTGCAGAATAAGAGCCTGGAAAGTTTTTATTCTCATCACAGACTGATCTGTAGCTGCCACTGACCCTGACAGACGACAAAGATCTCGGCGGACTCGTTCCTGGACGCCTGCGGCTTGGTGGCCTGCACCTTCTTGAAGAGCTGCTGGAAAATCCAGAGCAGTGGCTGGTAGTCTTTGGAGCGGAAGACCTTAGTGACGAAAGTGCCACCTTTGGTGAGAAACTCACAGGCCAACTTCATCGCCATGAGGGTCAAATGAGCTGGAGGTGAAGCAGGGAAAACAGTGAGATTTTGGGACATTAGGTTCAAATGGGAGACATTATGACAGCTGGGTAGTGattgggacacaaacacactagaGCAAATAATGGTAAGAacatttaattttccattttttatgtattaatatttTGGCTCCTATTAATAAACACATCACGTACTGCTATACTAAGGAACAAAATTGTATTACTGAGTGTGTGTATCTGTAAATCCTGACTTATGAAGATGTGTGACTGGAAATTTCTTGAGGCTTTTGCTTTAGTGGCACCTACCTTGTGAGAAGGCGTCATATACCCAGTTGGCTCCCACATTTGGGGCTCCGTCATTTAAGACAACGTCGACCTTCCATGTCTGCAGTTCCTTTCGTAAAGCCTGTATATGGGACAGAAAGTATCTCACTTAACAAATCCATGCTTAGAACTATCCTACAGTTGTGATTTTAGAGAAATCTGATGCTTGGTGAAGAGTGCAGGTGTTTAATGCCATGACAAAACCCACTGAGTCTCCGGTGTCATATTTATTGCATGGCTATTAAAATTGGTTATTCTGTGTATATTAAGCCCCTTTCCCACCGGACAAAAAAACCCCACTAACATCTGTCTTTTGCTTTAAGTGGGAAATGTTACAATCGTAATTCATTCCaaggacaaataaatacaaaacaactaataataaaataataataaacatgacACTCGGGTGGACGCGGTAATTTCCGCCCCTTTTCCGACACGATGCTATGTGACGCACGttaaagtgaatatataataaataaaatcaaaagggatttggacaattattataatgtattaacatacaattaatatgctctcctcaaaacCTCCggactccagtcagacaacagtcattttacctcgctgaacGTCGTAAACCATTCAAACTCGACCGAAACAAAATTAAACTCGTCAAAACCACCTTTGCTAGTGTTTCCATTGTTCCAACAATCACTGACTCTGGTTTTTTGATtgtttgaaagagagagaataagtAGCAGATATAATAAAAGAAGTATCTActgtaacattttcactgtttactaactCTGCTTCCGGTGCCGGCCCGCGTGCCTGTGACGTCAAACGTGAcacaccaggaaaaaaaaactgaacggCATACTTGTCTACTGACAACAGGAAAGGATTCTATCATCTATTTTTAGCAAGTTTTCCTGTGTTTAAATAACCTGCATAAACGCACTAGTTTTGGTGGGAAAAGGATATCAGTGTATGCAGCACTGCAGCCAGCACACTGACATCTGTTTGCCTTCAGTTACGTGCTGAACTCACCGTTCTGCATTTGTCAGTGGTAATGTCTTCTTGCAGCGTCACCACGCTGGGGATGGGCTTGATGGGCACCAGATCAACACCTGACAGGTAGAAACACTTTTTAAACACTTTTCTCACAGTTTCTCAGTAATAGAAATTCGATTGCAATTGAAAAATTGGGCTTTTCCAAACCAACTAATGACACTTGTCAAAACAACTGAATTTAAAAGCCTAAGCAGAGGCAGAACAATATATTACCATATAATCATATTGTTGATATCACACTCACCAATAATGATACTTGATACAGGCATAAACTTGGACGCCACCTGCAACCTGCAAGGAGATTTTGAATCATGAGTGATAGTAAACTTAGAAAAAACGTTGACAATGTACAGACTGAGTGGACACAGCCTGGCAATAGAAACAGGCCGTCATATGCAGAACAGACTACCCAGGGAGGCCAGGCTGTGTTCACATTGTCATACAAGAGAGGTGGAGACAGAATCTCACTTCTTACTGAGCAGTGAGAAATATGAGGATGTGAGAAatgttttctttgaaaaaataACTAACATATATCCTGAGTTCATCCATCTCCCCGATCCTCAGAAAATACCATAATAAAAATCAATGTGCAATATTAGCTGCAAAATATGTTGACTGTTGCCATAGAATAAGAGATGCTACAAGCTCCGAACATGTTTCTGATTGActacatctgtaaaagaatgtatttggtatattgtgattattttttgtgaaatgtaattattcattaatatgtaatttCGCTTTGGCAATTATGTaacctgaacattcatgcctataaagcttatttgaatttgagTGTATTCTTTGTAACTATATTCCACAACATACATTTCACTTGTCTGTGTTCCTAGGAAGAGCATACAAATACATATCCCCATTTGTGAGCTCAACACTCATTACATTTACTCCTTTAGAAAACCTAAAAGGGACAATCTTTTTCTCTTAAAACATTGTTAACCTATTATTCAGCAGCAGGTTGTATCTTTAAAGATAATTTACCATTATTGGAGGGCTCTTGTTGAGATCCAACTGTACAAAGAACACATTTGTAATTACACAATTAATAACTCTAAATGACTATTGAAGGAGGTTTGAACTACCATGTTCTATCAATATAAAATGAACCAGTGTCCTCAATTTTTAATTTGTGTCCCTCTATGTCTCTACAGTTTAGGCACCCCTCCATGTCTATGCTTTAAACCCTCCACATGGTGTTTGGCAGATAATGAATTAGCACCAGCTCACCATCCACCAGGAGCAGCACACAGATCCACCACAGCTCTGGCTTTCTGTAGAAACTGAAATTTACGGTTGAGCTGGATGAGTTTGAAGGAAGAACGAGAGcgataacctgaaaaaaaaagacaaaacacgATGTTACCAGACAGCTGACACTCTGTTAGCGAGTTAGCAATGCTAATGCTAAAGTCTACTCCAATGCTCTATCGTTAAGTCTCCAGCTCGCGTATCGTTTCTACCAGTGGTGAAGTTACTCTACCTGTTTCTTTAGCCAGGTGGTAGAATTTATCCTTCCTGGTTTTTCCAACTTTGAGTTTCTTCCCCATCTTTGTATCTGTGGTGTTTTACACTCTAGTACAGAAATATTAAAGCACTCAAACGTCCACGAAAAACAACACGTGCGGCTGTTTCAGGCGGCGCAGAGGTTCGACGTCACACTGCacgttgttcttcttcttccggTTTGTTTCCGGGTTGTTTACCAGAAGTTGCTGCCACCTGCTGTCTGGACCCCAGAATacaatccttaaaaaaaatataataaattattaataaattaaataaattattatatattaaatatatataaataaaataaaataaattattataaatgatTATTACAatcatcatatactgtacatacagacacaaacatgAGATTTGACCTCTGCGtttaaccttaaaggtcccatatcatgctcattttcaggttcatacttgtattttatgtttctactagaacatgtttgcctgctgtaatgttaaaaaatgcaCATCGTTtgcctcatactgtcggcctgaatatacctgtatttgccctctgtctgaaacgctccgttttagtgcttTTCAACGGAactgcaacggaattgcgttgctaggcaacagtttgggtccatgttatactgtacatacagacaCATACATGAGATTTGACCTCTGCGTTTAACcttaacccaggggtcagcaaccttgctatcaaaagagacatttttaggcaaaaaaaaaaaagaaaaaatctgtctggagccgcaaaacattatagcattgtgatgaaggttaCACAGTTTATACtataagtatatagtatataagtctaatgcagtgagggccaaagtgcaaatgtacgaaggagtattagggccacattgaggggggaaaaatctgagatttccagaataaagtcataatattatgagaaaaaagtagcaatgttatgagaataaagtcataatattatgagaaaaaagtcttaattttacgagaataaagtcataactttacttgaaaaaaagttgaaatgttacgagaataaagtcataactttacgagaaaaaaattcgtaatattacgagaataaagtcataactttgtgagaaaaaagccgtaatattacaagaataaagtcataaccttacgagaaaaaaggaaaataacatgtaaaattactactttataatattatgactttattctcataatactacaactttttttctcgtaaacatctgactttattctttctCTTACCCAGAGGtatctagccatgcagatatttatgtttttttttaattatttgtgcAGGATTTCTACTAACATCCAAATATAATAGATTGTGAATGGAATTTGGTTTGTGGTGATCAtcgcattaaaaaaaaatacattttaaaaatctgcaGGAACGTTTCTCTCCAGAAACAGTGTCCATGTTACTCTGGATAATCTACAGACTTTGCCATGAACAGTTTCCATTAGGGCTACTTACAGGAGAAACAGTCCCTATGAAAATTGtttaaaattaattcagacCCTTTGTATCGGGATGGCAGCATAAATCTCAGATACAGATATCAAAAAATCTGgaaaaataaaacccaaactgTCTGCACGATCAGATACCAGAAAAAAGACTGAttgaaaatatatgttttttttgtaataggGGTGAAGCGACCATTTAATGTATTAACAATTACACACTCCAAGCTTCAGAATTACTAATATTTGAacataaaccaaaacaataTGGTGTAAACTAGGGGGGCACTTTATGAAAAAGTAGCACAGTCAtctgcatttttattatttatttatttatcaatttttaATCACAGCTGCATGAATGTTGGGAGACAACACCCTTCAGTGGAGAGCACAGCTGTCAGAAAGGCCTGTTTCTGGATCGTGTGTTGATCAGTCCCAGGACAGAGAAGGCGCTGGCTGCTGCCGTCACCAAACTGATGGCCCCAATGGCCCGCGTAGCCTGAGGAGACAAGGACGACAAGAGGAGGTGGACTTAAAGATATTAAAGAACAAGGACTGTGCTTATGTTGAATATGTAACACGTGTGTGTAACATACTGAACACAGGAATGAACAGCAAAGATTTTTTGAAATAGATAATTTTCCACCCAAAAACTGGTCACGAAACCATTGGAAACTAAATTAATTCAACCTTAAATAGATAGAAAGTACTAAATCTTTAGCTACTTTTCAAAGCTATAAGGGTGagtaacattaaaaacataGATTTTGGGTGGATTATACCTTTTTAATATCCACCCAGACTGTCGCCATGACTTTAACAACTCCAAACCTGTGCCTAAATCCAACCAGTCAAGACAGGCCCAGTGGCTGTATTTAGGTGAGTTACTGTTTATCTAGTTTTGCCAAACCTATGGGTAGAACTAAAATGAATAGAACCTACTCCAGGTAAAAGAAATAGCAAAACAGTTTCCCTTCCTTTATATTACACAAACTGGCAACCGCAATCAGAGAACTAACATGTACACATAGAAACCATCTGGAGTCCAGAAAGTAATACAGACCATTAGAAagtaaatgttaaatatattttatagtaaGGTTTACTTTAAAGAAATTGTCTTTTAAGTACCCTTTTCTGTTCTAAAGAAGTAAAAACTATGACAGTGGTGACATGTCATCAGTCAGTGTGGTATGTTGAGTGAAACGTGAGTATTTGGCCCTGATGGCAcatgagacagagacagaataaACAGTGAGAGACCTGCTCGGACACCCCTTCCCCGTAGCGCAGCAGGGTAACAAAGTGCTCGCAGTTGCTCCCCAGCAGGTCGTAGGACACCTCCTGGCCAATGAGGTGTTGCGATCGCTGAATGATTTCGGAGACGGGCAGGGGTGTGTGGTTGTGGTCGTACTTGTTGTTCACACGGTACGTGTCACTTCCCACCACCTCCTTCAGCAGCTGCATACGCACCACTGCCTTCCGGCTGAAGACGGACTTCACACTGGACATGGCGGCTGCCTGGTTATCATCtggagaggaacaggagagcTCAGTGTGATGACAAGTATTTAACAAAAGGGGATATTATAGGATGTTGGACCTGGAATCttgtaggtttaggaaaatgtaGAAACATAGTTGTAGGGATGCATAACAAATAGATCCTAAAGTAATTTTGGATCCAGGCCACAGAAACAAAATGTAGCATCATCATGTATCACTTCATCAAACCTGGACCAGTGTTATGGtcttaaaagtacagtgtgtaggatttgttggcatctagtggtgtggttgcagattgcaatcaactgagtacccctacgctcactcctccctttccaagattgcagtaacgtgagccaccaagtgcaaaaccgaggtaatgccgttcgcctcgctcaaaGACCATGCTTAAGCCTCGTTTATACTGTCCGCAAGGACGTTCGCATGGACATGAGCTGACGCCGAGTCATGACAaggaaacgtttggatcttttatacaCCGTGCGCGTTTCTATTTGCAGCAAACCAACATTCTCAAAGCTCTTCAAAGTTCTCCGTTTTCTCCGCCTATCCGCATAGTTAGAAAATGTTGGATGTGCACGGACAGGCGAAACCTGCCGCACGGAAACCCTGTGAAAGGCCGTGTCAGTTGTATaattacactaatgaaaacatggttattTATATGTtcaatttctgcaaatagatctcccgaaatgttacacactgttcctttaaaatctgaaagacaacaGCAACAAACCAGTTGAAAGTGAGATCCAATACAGCAGAAAGAGCCCTTAGTCTTCAGTGCCTTATATCAGATCATATGATCCTGTCATGTACAAAACCAGCCACCAGTCCTACACAAAGTTTAATTTTCAGAATATGTAATAATCAGAATATGGAGACAGTGTTGGGCTGATGTTTTGGTTTTTGAGTGTAAAACTCTTACAATATAATTAAGGATGCTTTTAAACTTAAGCTTTGATTGTTGAATTTAGTCACAAATATTTCATGTTATAGAATAATACCAGGTTCCAGGGACTTTAAACCAAACcatagtggtggaagaagtatttagatccttacataagtaaaagtcatgcattcaaaacaCTACCcttttttctatatatttttagcatcatcAAGTCAAAGTGTGTCAAAATCAACCTTTTGTGTCCAAAATCAAAATTTTTGTTGAAATTAGCTCAGCCGTTAACTCGTCTCGTTCCCTACTGACCAAGGGGAGTTAAGTTGATGATGTAACCATCTCCCAGGTAGAGAGCCCAGTGCTGATAGGCTGGTCTGAAGATCTCGATGAGGTCACCAGGCTGGGGGTCACCAGAGGGGTCAGGAAGGTTGGGGTCATTAGAGGCCatctgcacagagagagagagagagagagacaccgtatatacagtatataactatTTCACATATTATTTGCTTTCATGAACATTATGCACAGCTTGCATTGGTCTTTATGTGTCTATTATAAAAAAGAAATTTGGTTATAAAATAAGGATGTTtagaagacaaaaaacaaaacaattggcATTTGGGAaatattaaaagttaaaaatataaattatttcatattataatCAATAAACATCTGACGCAGTATGATGGGCCTTGAAAACTTGAATaaattaaaatcataattttctaTCAGGCCTTTGTAAACCCAACAGTAGCTGGATTACTTgtcaaaattatataaatgttaCATTTTAGGGAAACTATAGCTttgaaataaactctttaaatgACTCATGCATACCTTTCCCTTTTTGGAGGGCAGTAGAGGTCATTCATACTCCATCATTACATATCCACATTCGACcatcataaaaacacacaccggTTATACTAGCAGCCTTTCAGTCAACTTACAGTagagttgtgttgttgtttatccATCCCACATCATGCTTCCACAAATtctaaaaagaggaaaaaacacagaTAGGAACAACaatcaacaaaactacttttaaTCCACTAACTGATCACTGAATGTGAATCTGAGAAATGAGAAATTATACTTTTTGTTAAGACAAGAGTCAATGcacaaaaataactaaattCCCAGAGACAGAGAATGCTAGATAGGATGGTACAATGCAAAGGGAaccatacatacacacacagacaatacacacacatgagCTCTTGTGTCACCTGTGTTGCCACAATAGCATCAACACAATGGGGAAGCTGACAGAAAAATAGTTTGAGCCCAGGTTATTTCACATAGAAATAATCATCCATAAAAATGTGAATTCATATCACTTTcatagttatttaaaaaaaaaaaaagatttccttGGATCACTTGAGATAATAATTGAAATTTCTGTTAATtgcgcagagagagagagagtttagtTTGGATCAAAATGACACATGGATAGGATGAAATCTATATCAGCCCAGGAGAGCAATTAGTAAATCCAGCTCATCATTAATGTATGATGCTGGAGCCatgctgacaaaaaaaaggcctcatATTATTTTACCAAACCAAAACTCTAACATGAAAACATACAGTTTAACTCTGTATGGagattatgtagttattttgtcATACATTATGTAGTAATGCTCTAAAAAGATCCACTGTTACTACATATACAACACATTCTGTAGAgatataatacaaaatataaaaataaagtgcaaTAGATACCTTTAAAGTCCCTTTGTAATGTTATAGCAGTAGGTTCTTTTTAATTAATGTCAGAAGTCAACACAGAGCAAACACAAACCAGAGTTATACTTACTCAAACACCAGCAGCTTTTTCTTCCTCACCATTTTAGTTCTCCATCATAAATCCGAACATAATCATAAAAACAATCCagcaagaaaataaaaaactgaaagagATCGATTCCAAGTTTCTGACGTGATAAAAGGTTGTCAAATATCCCAAAGCCAAACCAGATGCTGGAGGTCCTGGTGGAGGTATTTCAGTGTCCGTTGCTCTGACTGATGACAGTTTGCCACAGTTGCTAAGgtcacacactcatacacacacacacacactgagaggcgTTTCCTCTCTGCCATTGTCCCATTCACAAGCAGCCGCACTGCTCTTCTGAATAAGAGTTATTGTGGGTTTGCAAAAGCAACACATGCATGACTGATTTCATTTAAACGCTGTCTGATCTCTTTGCTTGGAGAGGTGACATTTGTGTAGCAGGCAGCCCATGTGCATGTTCATATATTCCCTATTGCCACTTGTAATGTGGCAAACAGGTAAGAAAATGGTGTGTGTATTCCTGCACTGACCATTTGCACTGTGCTGATCTCTGTacatagacatactgtacatacaatgGAACTTTacttatttgtatatatatatatatatatatatatatattattattttattttttttaagagcaAAATCACAATTTTTCCGTTTCTATTTTAAGCTAAACTTTAcctatttgtatttatatatttgattaaaattaaaattaaaataagctttattggcatgaatgttcagGTCACATTATTGCAAAGGctaaat comes from Sebastes fasciatus isolate fSebFas1 chromosome 5, fSebFas1.pri, whole genome shotgun sequence and encodes:
- the ftsj3 gene encoding pre-rRNA 2'-O-ribose RNA methyltransferase FTSJ3, giving the protein MGKKLKVGKTRKDKFYHLAKETGYRSRSSFKLIQLNRKFQFLQKARAVVDLCAAPGGWLQVASKFMPVSSIIIGVDLVPIKPIPSVVTLQEDITTDKCRTALRKELQTWKVDVVLNDGAPNVGANWVYDAFSQAHLTLMAMKLACEFLTKGGTFVTKVFRSKDYQPLLWIFQQLFKKVQATKPQASRNESAEIFVVCQGFLAPDKIDSKFFDPKYAFKEVEVQAKTVRDLIPVKKAKAEGYADGELTLYHSFTVTSFLRADNAIDFLNKASEITFDNFDLECQPATTDEIKECCRDIKVLGRKELRLLLNWRRNLRRYLAKKLKGEAKPLDPEIKLSSDEEKGDSDDESDKKKKKKEAKATGEGEEEEEDEEAEMEKKLAELKAEEVSELKRKKRKLLKERRKQRERVELKMDLPGVSIADSNDSSMFSLSAIKKKQALADLAKGDMQLADNLVDEDDDIHLSEEEEDEADKMSLASDLSDDDMEEVEQRQRELEMKAPKKKVKFTEAEDDEEDEGQGSGLLVELEGKDEKKEREANLWFSKGIFSEIDMEGDAESELRQTELLQNKKAAKKRKAEDEEDEEEEEEAAPPAEEKAGPSKEAEEESDSDSDDSSEDEKEITKMKQVTKGAGGAGGAGGAGGVSEEANDENFQVVPVESISKRARILNAEGLALGCQIATSKKRARDLVDGSFHRFASSEEVWDVPAWFLDDEGKHRKKPTPVTKEMVEEFKQKWKEIDARPIKRVAEAKARKKRRMLKKMESAKKKAEAVVNIVDISEREKMAQLKSIYKKAGLGKEKREVTYVVTKKGAGKKVRRPAGVKGAFKVVDGRMKKDMRAMQRKDAKGGKGKGGKGKGQTGGRGGMKGGKGRKGK
- the plaat1 gene encoding phospholipase A and acyltransferase 1, with translation MDKQQHNSTMASNDPNLPDPSGDPQPGDLIEIFRPAYQHWALYLGDGYIINLTPLDDNQAAAMSSVKSVFSRKAVVRMQLLKEVVGSDTYRVNNKYDHNHTPLPVSEIIQRSQHLIGQEVSYDLLGSNCEHFVTLLRYGEGVSEQATRAIGAISLVTAAASAFSVLGLINTRSRNRPF